In bacterium, the following are encoded in one genomic region:
- a CDS encoding flavin reductase family protein produces the protein MKTIDPREHPVPFVHRTLLSGVAPRPIALVGSIDSEGRHNLAPFSFFNAFGANPPVIVVSPSYRGKDGTSKHTFENIRENGEFTVSTVSFDMVRQINLASADFPQGVDEFQKAGFTKLPSDTVRPPGVAESPFVMECRLLEHFDTGGKPGSGNLLIAEVLRFHIRESAFEGERIDPRRLDLVARMGYNWYCRANGDALFELPKPSQVGMGIDALPEHIRVSSIFTGSDLAMLAGVASIPDADAVLARWQRMYEELLPEGSQPDLMEVELRTGTPQRAVTALLRAFKYGAPPMERVLTDLQRCAQAALHAEDVDFAWECATMAQTARLSALPQ, from the coding sequence ATGAAAACCATCGATCCCCGCGAGCACCCGGTGCCGTTCGTGCACCGGACCCTGCTCAGTGGTGTCGCACCCCGTCCCATCGCACTTGTCGGCAGTATCGACAGTGAGGGACGGCACAATCTCGCACCTTTCAGTTTTTTCAATGCTTTCGGGGCCAATCCACCCGTCATCGTCGTTTCCCCTTCATACCGGGGAAAGGACGGTACCTCGAAACACACCTTCGAAAACATCCGCGAAAACGGGGAATTCACGGTCAGTACCGTCTCGTTCGACATGGTCCGACAGATCAACCTCGCCTCCGCGGATTTCCCGCAGGGTGTGGATGAATTCCAGAAGGCCGGATTCACCAAACTGCCATCCGACACCGTGCGTCCCCCCGGCGTCGCCGAATCCCCGTTCGTGATGGAATGCCGCCTGCTCGAACATTTCGACACAGGCGGAAAACCCGGAAGCGGAAATCTTCTGATCGCTGAAGTGCTTCGCTTTCACATCCGTGAATCCGCCTTCGAGGGAGAACGCATCGATCCACGACGCCTCGATCTTGTCGCCCGCATGGGCTACAACTGGTATTGCCGTGCGAATGGCGACGCGCTGTTCGAGCTGCCGAAGCCTTCACAGGTGGGTATGGGTATTGATGCATTACCGGAGCACATTCGGGTCAGCAGCATCTTTACGGGCAGCGATCTGGCCATGCTCGCCGGAGTGGCGTCCATACCGGATGCCGACGCCGTGCTGGCCCGCTGGCAGCGTATGTATGAGGAACTGCTGCCGGAAGGAAGTCAACCCGATCTCATGGAAGTCGAACTGCGTACCGGGACTCCGCAGCGTGCAGTCACCGCCCTGCTTCGAGCGTTCAAGTACGGCGCCCCGCCGATGGAGCGTGTTCTGACGGATCTTCAGCGCTGCGCACAGGCGGCATTGCATGCGGAAGACGTCGATTTTGCGTGGGAATGTGCTACAATGGCACAGACAGCACGGCTCTCAGCACTACCGCAATAG
- a CDS encoding DinB family protein encodes MSTPQTPLQEVLTRWYSIRRGFIRELNQIPPARLTFRATLEVRSILDLVQHVLEFSIITVEELVREDTNLHRASMAQLANVYAPNIGRADSKEKLINLLVEQYRDAEERLSTLGELEMLQLVPRLDGGQQTRMSLLQEAIQHEMYHRGQMTVYIRLLGLEPALTRDMHTAMPGSFNPGTVD; translated from the coding sequence ATGAGCACCCCTCAGACCCCTTTGCAGGAAGTCCTCACCCGCTGGTACAGCATACGCCGCGGGTTCATCCGCGAACTGAACCAGATTCCGCCCGCACGTCTGACCTTCCGCGCAACGCTTGAAGTGCGCAGCATTCTCGATCTCGTGCAGCATGTGCTTGAGTTCTCAATTATTACCGTTGAAGAGCTCGTCAGGGAGGATACCAATCTGCATCGTGCGAGCATGGCGCAGCTGGCCAACGTCTACGCGCCCAATATCGGACGCGCGGACTCCAAGGAAAAGCTCATCAACCTCCTCGTCGAGCAGTACAGGGACGCTGAAGAGCGGCTGTCCACACTCGGCGAGTTGGAGATGCTGCAGCTCGTACCCCGGCTGGACGGCGGACAGCAGACTCGCATGTCGCTGCTGCAGGAGGCTATTCAACACGAAATGTATCATCGCGGACAGATGACGGTTTACATCCGCCTGCTCGGACTGGAACCCGCACTGACCCGCGACATGCACACTGCGATGCCCGGGAGTTTCAATCCCGGCACCGTCGATTGA